A DNA window from Helianthus annuus cultivar XRQ/B chromosome 15, HanXRQr2.0-SUNRISE, whole genome shotgun sequence contains the following coding sequences:
- the LOC110909750 gene encoding B3 domain-containing transcription factor LEC2 isoform X2: MKNINDFDLNATPPFSEDESEYDEIPYSYTHDSLLSQQTGPFYGEPCEIGNFRSTGPIGVHVSVHLVPTLSTIDYKEYRRQAKIARANRKQIRAEKKAKQSSSSDKPSKKAYSGCNKGSDQDNHIIYTRDNVLRILLRKMLTYTDVGFLGRILLPKKAAEQNLPALASKEGVEVILREVYSNKEWKMTYRYWANQKGNIYLFDQCADFVKENLLNEGDHLELYHDEQKNLYFTIQKKEKHGAQPSNLQ; the protein is encoded by the exons ATGAAAAACATCAATGACTTCGATTTAAACGCTACTCCACCTTTCTCAGAAGATGAAAGTGAATATGATGAAATACCTTATTCATATACACATGATTCTTTGCTTTCACAACAAACCGGTCCATTCTATGGTGAGCCATGTGAAATAGGGAACTTTAGGTCCACCGGTCCCATTGGAGTACATGTAAGTGTTCATTTGGTTCCAACACTATCAACAATTGATTATAAGGAATATAGAAGACAAGCGAAGATAGCAAGAGCAAACAGAAAGCAAATTCGAGCTGAAAAGAAAGCGAAACAATCATCAAGTTCTGACAAACCAAGCAAGAAAGCATATTCAGGATGCAACAAAGGTAGTGATCAAGACAACCACATCATTTATACCCGAGATAATGTG CTTCGTATCTTGCTGCGGAAAATGTTAACATATACCGACGTTGGATTTCTAGGAAGAATTTTGCTTCCAAAG AAGGCGGCAGAGCAAAATCTACCGGCCCTTGCTTCTAAAGAGGGAGTTGAGGTAATATTAAGAGAGGTTTATTCGAATAAAGAGTGGAAAATGACATACAG GTATTGGGCAAATCAAAAGGGTAACATATATCTTTTTGATCAATGTG CTGACTTCGTGAAGGAAAACTTGTTGAATGAAGGAGATCATCTGGAACTATACCATGATGAACAAAAAAATCTT TATTTTACAATTCAGAAGAAAGAAAAGCATGGGGCACAACCTTCCAATTTGCAGTAG
- the LOC110909750 gene encoding B3 domain-containing transcription factor LEC2 isoform X1 — protein sequence MKNINDFDLNATPPFSEDESEYDEIPYSYTHDSLLSQQTGPFYGEPCEIGNFRSTGPIGVHVSVHLVPTLSTIDYKEYRRQAKIARANRKQIRAEKKAKQSSSSDKPSKKAYSGCNKGSDQDNHIIYTRDNVKLRILLRKMLTYTDVGFLGRILLPKKAAEQNLPALASKEGVEVILREVYSNKEWKMTYRYWANQKGNIYLFDQCADFVKENLLNEGDHLELYHDEQKNLYFTIQKKEKHGAQPSNLQ from the exons ATGAAAAACATCAATGACTTCGATTTAAACGCTACTCCACCTTTCTCAGAAGATGAAAGTGAATATGATGAAATACCTTATTCATATACACATGATTCTTTGCTTTCACAACAAACCGGTCCATTCTATGGTGAGCCATGTGAAATAGGGAACTTTAGGTCCACCGGTCCCATTGGAGTACATGTAAGTGTTCATTTGGTTCCAACACTATCAACAATTGATTATAAGGAATATAGAAGACAAGCGAAGATAGCAAGAGCAAACAGAAAGCAAATTCGAGCTGAAAAGAAAGCGAAACAATCATCAAGTTCTGACAAACCAAGCAAGAAAGCATATTCAGGATGCAACAAAGGTAGTGATCAAGACAACCACATCATTTATACCCGAGATAATGTG AAGCTTCGTATCTTGCTGCGGAAAATGTTAACATATACCGACGTTGGATTTCTAGGAAGAATTTTGCTTCCAAAG AAGGCGGCAGAGCAAAATCTACCGGCCCTTGCTTCTAAAGAGGGAGTTGAGGTAATATTAAGAGAGGTTTATTCGAATAAAGAGTGGAAAATGACATACAG GTATTGGGCAAATCAAAAGGGTAACATATATCTTTTTGATCAATGTG CTGACTTCGTGAAGGAAAACTTGTTGAATGAAGGAGATCATCTGGAACTATACCATGATGAACAAAAAAATCTT TATTTTACAATTCAGAAGAAAGAAAAGCATGGGGCACAACCTTCCAATTTGCAGTAG